A region from the Homalodisca vitripennis isolate AUS2020 unplaced genomic scaffold, UT_GWSS_2.1 ScUCBcl_2246;HRSCAF=6801, whole genome shotgun sequence genome encodes:
- the LOC124371937 gene encoding uncharacterized protein LOC124371937: MSFKSLCLQIEGEFQVTMELEEVSRCVHMALWKHAVFGPVCIVTEFANLSAMKYFYSIPLLILKTLFVWASIYCFVAPIMWCYDGMCFCCFPFEILHPEKGIREIRERMATEEEEIISPESPKWLIRLQQQKNKLLLDLKYVVMK; encoded by the exons ATGTCTTTTAAATCTCTTTGCCTTCAGATTGAAGGAGAGTTCCAAGTGACCATGGAGCTTGAAGAAGTCAGCCGGTGCGTACACATGGCCCTTTGGAAACACGCAGTGTTTGGACCCGTATGCATTGTGACAGAATTTGCAAATCTTTCGgctatgaaatatttttacagcatTCCACTTTTGATCCTAAAAACCTTATTTGTATGGGCtagtatatattgttttgttgcTCCTATAATGTGGTGCTATGATG GAATGTGCTTTTGCTGTTTCCCATTTGAAATACTACACCCAGAAAAAGGCATAAGGGAAATAAGAGAGAGAATGGCAACCGAGGAAGAGGAGATAATATCTCCAGAATCTCCCAAGTGGCTCATCagattacaacaacaaaaaaacaaacttctCCTTGATTTAAAGTATGTAGTtatgaaatga